In Hypomesus transpacificus isolate Combined female chromosome 4, fHypTra1, whole genome shotgun sequence, the following are encoded in one genomic region:
- the LOC124467437 gene encoding cortexin domain-containing 1-like, whose translation YVKECNDELLRGDQPDWTGYQAQGLSQIGENRTAKQPTQSQDDHNRNLPPVSKLEVDVDLGFALFFLFVLCFFLLVTVVRCAQTVMDPYGAISTSTYQEEQITN comes from the exons TATGTCAAAGAATGTAATGATGAACTTTTGAGGGGAGACCAGCCAGACTGGACAGGGTATCAGGCGCAAGGACTGTCACAGATAGGAGAGAACAGAACCGCCAAGCAACCGACACAAAGCCAAGACGATCATAACCGAAAT CTGCCCCCCGTTAGCAAGCTGGAGGTGGACGTGGACCTGGGCTTcgccctcttcttcctcttcgtcCTGTGTTTCTTCCTCCTCGTGACGGTGGTGCGCTGCGCCCAGACCGTGATGGACCCCTACGGCGCCATCTCCACTTCCACATACCAGGAGGAACAGATCACCAACTGA